From one Pseudomonas sp. S35 genomic stretch:
- a CDS encoding NADH:flavin oxidoreductase, whose amino-acid sequence MPVQALFKPFQLGALQLSTRVVMAPMTRSFSPGGVPNANVIEYYRRRAAAGVGLIITEGTVVGHQASNGYPNVPHFYGEAALAGWKKVVDAVHAEGGKIVPQLWHVGSVRRIGTEPDASVPAYGPMEKLKDGTVVVHGMTTQDIKDVINAFAQAAKDAQSIGMDGVEIHGAHGYLVDQFFWEGSNQRTDEYGGSLANRSRFAIELIQATRAAVGPDFAIILRFSQWKQQDYTARLVQTPEALAEFLKPLSEAGVDIFHCSTRRFWEPEFDGSDLNLAGWTRQLTGKPTITVGSVGLDGEFLQFMVNTDKVAQPASLEKLLERLNNDEFDLVAVGRALLVDPDWAVKVREGREGDILPFSREALTSLV is encoded by the coding sequence ATGCCTGTCCAAGCCTTGTTCAAACCGTTCCAGCTCGGTGCACTGCAACTGTCGACCCGTGTGGTCATGGCGCCGATGACCCGCTCGTTTTCTCCGGGCGGTGTACCCAACGCCAACGTCATCGAATACTACCGTCGCCGCGCTGCCGCTGGCGTGGGCCTGATCATCACCGAAGGCACCGTGGTCGGTCACCAGGCCTCCAACGGCTACCCGAATGTCCCGCATTTCTACGGTGAGGCTGCGTTGGCCGGCTGGAAGAAGGTGGTCGACGCGGTGCATGCCGAGGGCGGCAAGATCGTCCCGCAGTTGTGGCACGTGGGCAGCGTGCGTCGTATCGGCACCGAGCCTGATGCCAGCGTGCCGGCTTATGGGCCGATGGAAAAACTCAAGGATGGCACTGTAGTCGTCCACGGCATGACCACCCAAGACATCAAGGACGTGATCAACGCCTTCGCCCAAGCTGCCAAAGATGCTCAAAGCATCGGCATGGATGGCGTGGAAATCCACGGCGCCCACGGCTACCTGGTCGATCAGTTCTTCTGGGAGGGCAGCAACCAGCGCACCGATGAATACGGCGGCAGCCTGGCCAACCGTTCGCGGTTTGCCATTGAGCTGATCCAGGCCACCCGCGCCGCTGTCGGCCCGGACTTTGCGATCATCTTGCGCTTCTCCCAGTGGAAGCAGCAGGACTACACGGCGCGTCTGGTGCAAACCCCCGAGGCGCTGGCTGAGTTTCTCAAGCCGTTATCTGAGGCTGGCGTAGATATTTTCCACTGCTCCACCCGCCGTTTCTGGGAGCCGGAATTCGACGGCTCCGATCTCAACCTGGCCGGCTGGACACGCCAGCTCACCGGCAAACCGACCATCACCGTGGGCAGCGTGGGTCTGGATGGCGAGTTCCTGCAGTTCATGGTCAACACCGATAAAGTCGCGCAGCCGGCCAGCCTGGAGAAACTGTTGGAGCGCCTGAACAACGATGAATTCGACCTGGTTGCAGTCGGCCGCGCTTTGCTGGTGGACCCGGATTGGGCCGTGAAGGTGCGTGAAGGCCGTGAGGGCGACATCCTGCCATTCAGTCGTGAGGCGTTGACGAGCCTGGTGTAA
- a CDS encoding glutathione peroxidase, protein MSAFHDLKLKALDGQELPLAPFKGHVVLVVNVASKCGLTPQYAALENLYQQYKDQGFTVLGLPCNQFAGQEPGTEEQIREFCSLNYGVTFPLGSKLDVNGPDRHQLYRLLAGEGAEFPGDITWNFEKFLLGKDGRVLARFSPRTAPDDPTIVQAIEKALS, encoded by the coding sequence ATGAGTGCTTTCCACGACCTGAAACTCAAAGCTTTGGACGGACAAGAACTGCCACTGGCGCCCTTCAAGGGGCACGTTGTGCTGGTGGTCAACGTGGCCTCCAAATGCGGCCTGACCCCGCAATATGCGGCGTTGGAAAACCTCTATCAGCAGTACAAGGACCAGGGGTTTACCGTACTGGGCCTGCCGTGCAACCAGTTTGCCGGCCAGGAACCGGGTACCGAAGAGCAAATCCGCGAGTTCTGCAGCCTGAACTACGGTGTGACTTTCCCCCTGGGCAGCAAGCTCGATGTAAACGGCCCGGACCGTCACCAGCTCTACCGTTTGCTGGCGGGCGAGGGCGCCGAGTTTCCTGGGGATATCACCTGGAACTTCGAAAAATTCCTGCTCGGTAAAGATGGCCGCGTGCTCGCACGCTTCTCGCCGCGCACGGCTCCGGATGATCCAACCATCGTCCAGGCCATCGAAAAAGCCCTGAGCTGA
- a CDS encoding CreA family protein, whose amino-acid sequence MRVMKGLLGLLLAMPLLASAEEIGQVSTVFKFVGPNDRIVVEAFDDPKVDGVTCYLSRAKTGGVKGGLGLAEDRAEASIACRQVGPIRFKGELKDGDEVFKERTSLVFKTMQVVRFLDKKRNTLVYLVYSDRLIEGSPQNAVTAIPILPWPTAQ is encoded by the coding sequence ATGCGCGTAATGAAGGGATTGCTCGGCCTACTGCTGGCCATGCCGCTGCTGGCCTCGGCCGAAGAGATTGGCCAGGTGTCGACGGTGTTCAAGTTTGTCGGCCCCAATGACCGAATCGTCGTGGAAGCGTTTGACGACCCCAAGGTCGACGGCGTGACGTGCTACTTGTCGCGTGCCAAGACCGGCGGCGTCAAAGGCGGCCTGGGCCTGGCCGAAGACCGCGCCGAAGCGTCGATTGCCTGCCGCCAGGTTGGCCCGATCCGTTTCAAGGGCGAGCTTAAGGATGGCGACGAAGTGTTCAAGGAACGCACCTCGCTGGTGTTCAAGACCATGCAGGTGGTGCGCTTTCTCGACAAGAAGCGCAATACCCTGGTGTATCTGGTCTACAGCGACCGTCTGATCGAGGGCAGCCCTCAGAACGCGGTGACGGCGATTCCGATCCTGCCGTGGCCGACCGCTCAGTAA
- the proB gene encoding glutamate 5-kinase: MRSKVTGAQRWVVKIGSALLTADGKGLDRAAMSVWVEQMVALHEAGVELVLVSSGAVAAGMSRLGWTARPSAMHELQAAAAIGQMGLVQAWESSFAEHGRHTAQILLTHDDLSDRKRYLNARSTLRALVELKVIPVINENDTVVTDEIRFGDNDTLAALVANLVEADLLVILTDRDGMFDADPRNNPDAQLIYEARADDPALDAVAGSVGGALGRGGMQTKLRAARLAARSGAHTIIVGGRLERVLDRLKAGERIGTLLSPERGMLAARKQWLAGHLQTRGTLVLDDGAVSALSQGNKSLLPVGVKLVQGSFRRGEMVVCVAPDGREIARGLANYSALEAQKIIGQSSDAIVGLLGYMAEPELVHRDNLILV, translated from the coding sequence ATGCGGAGCAAAGTGACAGGTGCGCAGCGCTGGGTCGTAAAGATCGGAAGTGCGCTGCTGACGGCGGATGGCAAAGGTCTGGATCGTGCAGCCATGAGCGTCTGGGTGGAGCAGATGGTGGCCTTGCATGAGGCCGGTGTCGAGTTGGTGCTGGTGTCGTCCGGGGCAGTTGCCGCCGGGATGAGCCGCCTCGGCTGGACCGCGCGACCCAGCGCGATGCACGAACTGCAAGCCGCCGCCGCCATCGGCCAGATGGGCCTGGTGCAAGCCTGGGAGTCCAGCTTTGCCGAGCACGGCCGCCACACGGCGCAGATCCTGCTGACCCACGATGACCTGTCCGACCGCAAGCGCTACCTCAACGCTCGCAGCACCTTGCGTGCGCTGGTGGAGCTCAAGGTCATCCCGGTGATCAACGAGAACGACACCGTGGTCACCGACGAAATCCGTTTCGGCGACAACGACACCCTGGCTGCCCTGGTGGCCAACCTGGTGGAGGCCGACTTGCTGGTGATCCTCACCGACCGCGACGGCATGTTCGACGCCGACCCGCGCAACAACCCCGATGCGCAGCTTATTTATGAGGCGCGTGCCGATGACCCGGCGCTGGACGCCGTGGCCGGCAGTGTCGGCGGCGCCCTGGGTCGTGGCGGCATGCAGACCAAGCTGCGCGCTGCACGCTTGGCGGCACGCTCCGGTGCCCACACCATCATCGTCGGTGGGCGCCTGGAGCGCGTGCTGGACCGCCTCAAGGCGGGCGAGCGCATTGGCACGTTGCTGTCGCCGGAACGCGGCATGCTGGCGGCGCGCAAGCAGTGGCTGGCCGGGCACCTGCAAACCCGTGGCACCCTGGTGCTGGACGATGGCGCGGTGTCGGCACTGTCCCAAGGCAACAAGAGCCTGCTGCCGGTGGGCGTCAAGTTGGTGCAGGGCAGTTTCCGCCGTGGCGAGATGGTGGTGTGCGTCGCGCCGGATGGCCGCGAGATTGCCCGTGGCCTGGCCAACTACAGTGCCTTGGAGGCGCAGAAGATTATTGGACAATCCTCTGATGCGATTGTCGGACTCTTGGGCTACATGGCGGAACCGGAACTGGTGCACCGCGACAACCTGATCCTGGTCTAA
- the cgtA gene encoding Obg family GTPase CgtA, which yields MKFVDEVSIRVKAGDGGNGCMSFRREKFIENGGPNGGDGGDGGSIYMMADENLNTLVDYRYTRHFDAERGSNGGSTDCTGKKGEDLVLRVPVGTTIIDSATQEVIGDLTKAGQKLMVVQGGWHGLGNTRFKSSTNRAPRQTTPGKPGEQRDLKLEMKVLADVGLLGLPNAGKSTFIRSVSAAKPKVADYPFTTLVPNLGVVSVDRWKSFVVADIPGLIEGASDGAGLGIRFLKHLSRTRLLLHLVDMAPLDDTSAPDAAEVIVSELTKFSPALAERDRWLVLNKCDQILEEEHEERVKEIVDRLEWTGPVYVISAIAKEGTERLTRDIMRYLEDRADRLAADPVFKAELAELDQQIEDEARAQLQALDDQRALRRSGVKSVHDIGDDDWDEEDVDDEDGPEIIYVRD from the coding sequence ATGAAGTTCGTTGATGAAGTTTCCATCCGAGTAAAAGCAGGCGACGGCGGTAACGGTTGCATGAGTTTCCGTCGCGAAAAGTTCATCGAAAACGGTGGCCCCAACGGCGGTGACGGCGGTGACGGCGGTTCCATCTACATGATGGCCGACGAAAACCTCAACACCCTGGTCGACTACCGTTACACCCGGCACTTCGATGCCGAGCGTGGCTCCAACGGCGGCAGCACCGACTGCACCGGTAAAAAAGGCGAAGACCTGGTACTGCGCGTACCGGTCGGCACCACGATTATCGACTCCGCTACTCAAGAAGTGATCGGCGACCTGACCAAGGCCGGCCAGAAGCTGATGGTAGTGCAGGGCGGCTGGCACGGTCTGGGTAACACCCGATTCAAGTCCAGTACCAACCGTGCGCCACGCCAGACCACCCCAGGTAAGCCGGGCGAGCAGCGTGACCTCAAGCTGGAAATGAAAGTGTTGGCTGACGTGGGCCTGCTGGGCTTGCCGAACGCCGGTAAAAGTACCTTCATCCGCTCGGTCTCGGCCGCCAAGCCGAAAGTTGCCGACTACCCGTTCACCACCCTGGTGCCAAACCTGGGCGTGGTCAGCGTCGACCGTTGGAAAAGCTTCGTAGTCGCCGACATTCCTGGCTTGATCGAAGGCGCTTCCGATGGCGCAGGCCTGGGGATTCGCTTCCTCAAGCACTTGTCGCGCACCCGTTTGCTGCTGCACCTCGTCGACATGGCGCCGCTGGATGACACCAGCGCACCGGACGCCGCCGAAGTGATCGTCAGCGAGCTGACCAAGTTCAGCCCGGCCCTGGCCGAGCGTGATCGTTGGTTGGTACTGAACAAGTGCGACCAGATCCTCGAAGAAGAGCACGAGGAGCGCGTCAAGGAAATCGTTGATCGCCTGGAGTGGACAGGCCCGGTCTACGTGATCTCGGCCATTGCCAAAGAAGGCACCGAGCGCCTGACCCGCGACATCATGCGCTACCTCGAAGACCGCGCCGACCGCCTGGCGGCCGACCCGGTGTTCAAGGCAGAACTCGCCGAGCTCGATCAGCAGATCGAAGACGAAGCCCGTGCCCAGTTGCAGGCCCTGGACGACCAGCGTGCCTTGCGCCGCAGCGGCGTGAAGTCGGTCCATGACATCGGCGACGACGATTGGGACGAAGAAGACGTGGATGATGAAGACGGTCCGGAAATCATTTACGTGCGTGACTGA
- the rpmA gene encoding 50S ribosomal protein L27 — MAHKKAGGSTRNGRDSEAKRLGVKMYGGQKIIPGNIIVRQRGTQFHAGYGVGMGKDHTLFAKIEGVIKFEVKGAFNRRYVSVVAA; from the coding sequence ATGGCACACAAAAAAGCTGGTGGTAGTACCCGTAACGGTCGCGACTCAGAAGCCAAACGCCTTGGCGTTAAGATGTATGGCGGCCAGAAAATCATTCCGGGCAACATCATCGTGCGTCAGCGCGGCACCCAATTCCACGCCGGTTACGGTGTAGGCATGGGTAAAGATCACACCCTCTTCGCGAAAATCGAAGGCGTGATCAAGTTTGAAGTAAAAGGCGCGTTCAACCGCCGTTACGTGAGCGTTGTCGCAGCTTAA
- the rplU gene encoding 50S ribosomal protein L21 has product MSYAVIVTGGKQYKVAPGEYLKIEKLEVATGESVTFDRVLLVANGDDVNIGAPVVAGATVVAEVISQGRHDKVRIIKFRRRKHHMKRMGHRQWYTEIKITGIQA; this is encoded by the coding sequence ATGTCGTACGCAGTAATTGTTACTGGTGGCAAGCAATACAAGGTCGCCCCAGGTGAATACCTGAAGATCGAAAAACTGGAAGTCGCTACTGGCGAATCCGTTACTTTTGATCGCGTTCTGTTGGTCGCCAATGGCGATGACGTGAACATCGGCGCTCCAGTTGTTGCTGGCGCTACCGTTGTGGCTGAAGTGATCTCCCAAGGTCGTCACGATAAAGTCCGCATCATCAAGTTCCGTCGTCGTAAGCACCACATGAAGCGTATGGGCCACCGCCAGTGGTACACCGAGATCAAAATCACCGGTATTCAGGCTTAA
- a CDS encoding polyprenyl synthetase family protein, protein MQPQAFYRAVADDFSAVDGIIKQQLTSKVPLVSKIGDYITSAGGKRLRPLLVLLCGKALGREGDDLRLLAATIEFLHTATLLHDDVVDMSGMRRGRETANAMWGNAPSVLVGDFLYSRSFEMMVELGSMPVMKILSQATRIIAEGEVLQLSKVRDASTTEETYMEVIRGKTAMLFEASTHSAAALCGATTEQAEALRTFGDHLGVAFQLVDDLLDYRGDAETLGKNVGDDLAEGKPTLPLIYTMREGTPEQAALVRKAIQKGGIEDLESIREAVEASGSLDYTAQLARDYVARAIKCLEALPASEYRDALVELSEFAVARTH, encoded by the coding sequence ATGCAACCCCAAGCTTTCTACCGCGCGGTCGCGGACGATTTTAGCGCCGTCGACGGCATCATCAAGCAGCAGCTGACGTCTAAAGTGCCGCTGGTCTCCAAAATTGGCGACTACATTACGTCGGCGGGCGGTAAACGTCTGCGTCCTTTATTAGTGTTGCTGTGTGGCAAGGCCCTGGGCCGCGAGGGCGATGACCTGCGCCTGCTGGCCGCCACCATCGAGTTCCTGCACACCGCCACCCTGCTGCATGACGACGTGGTCGACATGTCCGGCATGCGCCGTGGCCGCGAGACCGCCAATGCCATGTGGGGCAACGCCCCAAGCGTGCTGGTGGGCGACTTCCTGTACTCGCGCTCGTTCGAAATGATGGTCGAACTGGGCTCGATGCCGGTGATGAAAATCCTGTCCCAGGCCACGCGCATCATCGCCGAAGGCGAGGTGTTGCAGTTGTCGAAGGTCCGCGACGCCAGCACCACCGAAGAAACCTATATGGAAGTGATTCGCGGCAAGACCGCGATGCTCTTCGAAGCCTCGACCCACAGCGCCGCCGCACTGTGTGGCGCGACCACCGAACAGGCTGAAGCCCTGCGTACCTTTGGTGATCACCTGGGCGTGGCCTTCCAACTGGTGGACGACCTGCTCGACTACCGTGGCGACGCCGAAACCCTGGGCAAGAACGTCGGTGACGACCTGGCCGAGGGCAAGCCGACCTTGCCGCTGATCTACACCATGCGCGAAGGCACGCCGGAACAGGCCGCCCTGGTGCGCAAGGCGATCCAGAAAGGCGGGATCGAAGACCTGGAAAGCATCCGTGAAGCCGTGGAAGCCTCGGGCTCCCTGGACTACACCGCGCAACTGGCGCGTGACTACGTGGCCCGTGCGATCAAGTGCCTCGAAGCCCTGCCGGCCAGCGAATACCGGGATGCCCTGGTTGAGCTGAGTGAGTTTGCGGTCGCGCGTACGCACTAA
- a CDS encoding zinc ribbon domain-containing protein YjdM — protein MSTLPPCPKCNCEYTYEDGAQLICPECAHEWSANGEAEVAGDETVKKDSVGNVLQDGDTITVIKDLKVKGTSLVVKVGTKVKNIRLCDGDHDIDCKIDGIGPMKLKSEFVRKV, from the coding sequence GTGAGCACGTTGCCACCCTGCCCGAAATGCAATTGCGAATACACCTACGAAGACGGCGCCCAGCTGATCTGCCCGGAATGCGCCCATGAGTGGTCCGCCAATGGCGAGGCCGAAGTGGCCGGCGATGAAACCGTGAAGAAAGACTCTGTGGGCAACGTCCTGCAGGACGGCGATACCATCACCGTGATCAAGGACCTCAAGGTCAAGGGCACGTCCCTGGTGGTCAAGGTCGGCACCAAGGTCAAGAACATCCGCCTGTGCGACGGCGACCACGATATCGATTGCAAGATCGACGGTATCGGCCCGATGAAGCTCAAGTCCGAGTTCGTGCGCAAAGTCTGA
- a CDS encoding FKBP-type peptidyl-prolyl cis-trans isomerase, translating into MSEVNLSTDETRVSYGIGRQLGDQLRDNPPPGVSLDAILAGLTDAFAGKPSRVDQEQMAASFKVIREVMQAEAAAKAEAAAGAGLAFLAENAKRDGITTLASGLQFEVLTAGEGAKPTREDQVRTHYHGTLIDGTVFDSSYERGQPAEFPVGGVIAGWTEALQLMNAGSKWRLYVPSELAYGAQGVGSIPPHSVLVFDVELLDVL; encoded by the coding sequence ATGTCCGAAGTTAATCTGTCCACAGACGAAACCCGCGTCAGCTACGGTATCGGCCGTCAGTTGGGCGACCAACTGCGCGACAACCCGCCACCGGGTGTGAGCCTGGACGCGATCCTGGCTGGCCTGACCGACGCGTTTGCCGGCAAGCCAAGCCGCGTTGATCAAGAGCAAATGGCTGCCAGCTTCAAGGTTATCCGTGAAGTCATGCAAGCCGAAGCTGCCGCCAAGGCTGAAGCCGCTGCTGGCGCTGGCCTGGCCTTCCTGGCTGAAAACGCCAAGCGTGATGGCATCACCACCCTGGCTTCCGGCCTGCAATTTGAAGTGCTGACTGCCGGTGAAGGCGCCAAGCCGACCCGTGAAGATCAAGTCCGTACCCACTACCACGGCACCCTGATCGACGGCACTGTGTTCGACAGCTCCTACGAGCGTGGCCAGCCAGCAGAATTCCCGGTTGGCGGCGTGATTGCCGGTTGGACCGAAGCCCTGCAACTGATGAATGCCGGCAGCAAATGGCGCCTGTACGTGCCGAGCGAACTGGCTTACGGCGCTCAAGGCGTTGGCAGCATCCCGCCGCACAGCGTTCTGGTGTTCGACGTCGAGCTGCTCGACGTTCTGTAA